A single window of Martelella sp. NC20 DNA harbors:
- a CDS encoding LysR substrate-binding domain-containing protein, which yields MLHPRLRLRHLNCFLETARLGSLSAAADALKISQPAASKTIQELEEMMGAALFDRSGRRLTLLPAGRLFQQSAGTALGELSRAQALLQGGAAETCRIAAGVLPSAASGLFPDAAEAFRKRHPAATLRVSTGPNWLLLSQLREGALDIVVGRMPPTGAGDGLTFRQLYWERVVPVVRPGHPLVGRPWSAEDFLRFPLMLPPSGAVIHASVRAFLQSLGLAMPTPAYENVSHTFGRRVVETSDTIWFISQGVVATELAAGSLTVLPVRNELLGGPVGISLRQNASASRELQALIEELEAIASRDPSRGPA from the coding sequence ATGCTTCATCCACGTCTTCGCCTCCGACATCTGAACTGCTTTCTGGAGACCGCGCGTCTGGGCAGTCTGTCCGCCGCCGCCGATGCCCTGAAGATCAGCCAGCCGGCAGCCTCGAAAACCATCCAGGAGCTTGAGGAGATGATGGGGGCGGCGCTGTTCGACCGCAGCGGCAGACGGCTTACGCTGCTGCCGGCCGGACGGCTGTTCCAGCAATCGGCGGGCACGGCGCTTGGCGAGCTGTCGCGTGCCCAGGCGCTGCTGCAGGGCGGCGCGGCGGAGACGTGCCGGATTGCCGCCGGCGTGTTGCCGTCAGCGGCGAGCGGGCTGTTTCCGGATGCGGCCGAGGCCTTCCGCAAGCGTCATCCGGCCGCAACGCTCAGGGTTTCGACCGGTCCCAACTGGCTGCTGCTCTCCCAGTTGCGCGAGGGCGCGCTCGACATCGTGGTGGGTCGCATGCCGCCGACAGGCGCCGGCGACGGCCTCACCTTCCGGCAATTATACTGGGAGCGCGTGGTGCCGGTGGTCCGGCCCGGTCACCCGCTTGTCGGACGGCCCTGGTCGGCGGAGGATTTCCTGCGCTTTCCGCTGATGCTGCCGCCGTCGGGCGCGGTGATCCACGCCTCGGTGCGCGCTTTTCTGCAATCGCTGGGGCTCGCCATGCCAACGCCCGCCTACGAGAATGTCTCCCACACGTTCGGCCGCCGCGTGGTCGAGACCTCCGATACGATCTGGTTCATCTCGCAGGGCGTGGTCGCGACCGAGCTTGCGGCGGGGTCGCTGACCGTGCTGCCGGTTCGCAACGAACTCCTCGGCGGCCCCGTCGGCATCTCCCTTCGCCAAAACGCTTCCGCTTCGCGCGAGCTTCAGGCGCTGATCGAAGAGCTTGAGGCCATCGCAAGCCGCGATCCGTCGCGGGGCCCGGCCTGA
- the pcaD gene encoding 3-oxoadipate enol-lactonase encodes MLTISSGNIRINVRDDGPKDGRTLVFANSLGTDMRVFDALLPLLPQGLRLVRFDKRGHGLSDAPPHPYAMEDLVGDAENVCAALGLSDITFVGLSIGGLIGQGLAARRPDLVKALVLMDTAAKIGTPEMWQTRIETALGPGIGPMADVVLQRWFTGDFRENSPEFPAWRNMLVRTPAEGYAGCCAAISGADYTETTRALSLPVLALVGDQDGSTPPDLVRRTAELCNGEFHVIAGAGHLPCVEQPAETARLIADFLKRTG; translated from the coding sequence ATGCTGACGATTTCGAGCGGTAATATCCGCATCAATGTCCGCGATGACGGGCCGAAGGACGGCCGGACGCTGGTGTTCGCCAATTCGCTTGGCACCGACATGCGGGTGTTCGACGCCCTGCTGCCGCTGTTGCCGCAAGGCTTGCGGCTGGTGCGCTTCGACAAGCGCGGCCACGGGCTTTCCGATGCGCCGCCCCATCCCTACGCCATGGAAGACCTCGTCGGCGACGCGGAAAATGTCTGCGCCGCGCTCGGACTGTCCGATATCACCTTCGTCGGCCTTTCGATTGGCGGGCTGATCGGGCAGGGGCTTGCGGCAAGGCGGCCGGATCTGGTGAAGGCGCTGGTGCTGATGGACACGGCGGCGAAGATCGGCACGCCGGAGATGTGGCAGACCCGGATCGAGACGGCGCTCGGACCCGGCATCGGCCCCATGGCGGATGTTGTGCTGCAGCGCTGGTTTACCGGGGATTTCCGCGAGAATTCCCCTGAATTTCCCGCCTGGCGCAACATGCTGGTGCGCACGCCGGCCGAAGGCTATGCCGGATGCTGCGCGGCGATCAGCGGCGCGGACTATACCGAAACCACGCGCGCGCTGAGCCTGCCGGTGCTGGCGCTTGTCGGCGATCAGGATGGTTCGACGCCGCCCGATCTGGTGCGCCGGACCGCCGAGCTCTGCAACGGCGAATTCCACGTCATCGCCGGGGCGGGGCATCTGCCCTGCGTCGAACAACCCGCCGAAACGGCCCGGCTGATCGCCGATTTTCTGAAAAGGACCGGTTGA
- the pcaC gene encoding 4-carboxymuconolactone decarboxylase: MSERYDNGMRARRAILGDAHVDRAEADKSEFDAPFQELITESAWGTVWASDGITPRERSMLTLALLAATGNFSEIPMHIRATARTGASKRDVQEAFQHVAIYAGVPRANHALKLAKETYKEMEEPSDD; the protein is encoded by the coding sequence ATGAGCGAACGTTACGACAACGGCATGCGGGCGCGCCGCGCCATTTTGGGCGATGCCCATGTCGATCGCGCCGAGGCGGACAAGAGCGAATTCGACGCGCCGTTTCAGGAACTGATCACCGAAAGCGCCTGGGGCACGGTCTGGGCGTCCGACGGCATTACGCCGCGCGAACGGTCGATGCTGACGCTGGCGCTGCTTGCCGCAACCGGCAATTTTTCCGAAATCCCGATGCATATCCGCGCCACCGCCCGCACCGGGGCCAGCAAGCGCGACGTGCAGGAGGCGTTTCAGCATGTCGCGATCTATGCCGGCGTTCCGCGCGCCAATCATGCGCTGAAACTCGCCAAGGAGACATACAAGGAAATGGAGGAGCCATCCGATGACTGA
- the pcaH gene encoding protocatechuate 3,4-dioxygenase subunit beta: MTDLGPLIPRDRSAHPPAYDPGYKTSVTRSPNLPLLSLESGPTEETGPVFGHSRFGALDNNLILNWSKGEAPAIGERILVHGHVLDENAKAVPHTLVEIWQANAGGRYRHKKDSYLAPLDPNFGGCGRALTDENGYYQFLTIRPGAYPWPNRGNDWRPMHIHLSIFGHSFGQRLITQMYFEGDPLIPLCPIANTVRDRGQLDSLVAPLDMGASRPLDFLAYKFDIVLRGRRQTMFENRLEGM; this comes from the coding sequence ATGACTGATCTGGGACCACTGATCCCGCGCGACCGCTCGGCGCATCCGCCCGCCTATGACCCCGGCTACAAGACCTCGGTCACGCGCTCGCCCAACCTGCCGCTGCTTTCGCTGGAAAGCGGCCCGACGGAGGAGACCGGCCCGGTTTTCGGCCATTCCCGCTTCGGCGCGCTCGACAACAACCTGATCCTCAACTGGTCCAAAGGCGAGGCGCCGGCGATCGGCGAGCGCATTCTCGTTCACGGCCATGTGCTGGATGAGAATGCGAAAGCCGTGCCCCACACGCTGGTCGAGATATGGCAGGCCAATGCCGGCGGACGCTACCGCCACAAGAAGGACAGCTATCTGGCGCCGCTCGACCCCAATTTCGGCGGCTGCGGACGCGCGCTGACGGACGAGAACGGCTACTACCAGTTCCTGACCATCCGCCCGGGCGCCTATCCCTGGCCAAATCGCGGCAATGACTGGCGGCCGATGCATATCCATTTGTCGATCTTCGGCCACAGCTTCGGCCAGCGGCTGATCACGCAGATGTATTTCGAGGGCGATCCCCTGATCCCGCTCTGTCCGATCGCCAACACCGTGCGCGATCGCGGCCAGCTCGACAGCCTGGTCGCGCCGCTCGATATGGGCGCTTCGCGGCCGCTGGATTTTCTTGCCTACAAGTTCGATATCGTGCTGCGCGGCCGACGCCAGACCATGTTCGAGAACAGACTGGAGGGGATGTGA
- the pcaG gene encoding protocatechuate 3,4-dioxygenase subunit alpha, whose amino-acid sequence MAQKLNRLRETASQTAGPYVHIGLMPTHAGNGGYYDEEFGTSAFEDGASGEIIEIAGSVYDGVGYALRDALLESWQADSSGRFAGEDGADPKVSGFCRFAADAESGEFMLRTVKPGAVRHRSGAFQAPHIALWIVARGINIGLQTRIYFDDEDNTADPILARIEYRPRVETLIAKKTGAGKYRFDIRLQGEGETVFLDM is encoded by the coding sequence ATGGCCCAGAAACTGAACAGGCTGCGCGAAACCGCGTCCCAGACAGCCGGTCCCTATGTTCATATCGGCCTGATGCCGACCCATGCGGGCAATGGCGGCTATTATGACGAGGAGTTCGGCACAAGCGCGTTCGAGGATGGCGCTTCGGGCGAGATCATCGAGATTGCCGGCTCGGTCTATGACGGCGTCGGCTATGCGCTGCGCGATGCGCTGCTCGAAAGCTGGCAGGCGGATTCCAGCGGCAGGTTCGCCGGCGAGGACGGGGCGGACCCGAAGGTTTCCGGCTTCTGCCGGTTTGCCGCCGATGCCGAGAGCGGCGAATTCATGCTGCGCACGGTAAAGCCCGGCGCCGTCCGCCATCGCTCCGGGGCGTTCCAGGCCCCGCATATCGCGCTCTGGATCGTCGCGCGCGGCATCAATATCGGGCTGCAGACACGGATCTATTTTGACGACGAGGACAATACCGCAGACCCGATCCTCGCCCGTATCGAATATCGCCCGCGGGTGGAGACGCTGATTGCGAAGAAGACCGGCGCGGGGAAATACCGCTTCGATATCCGGCTTCAGGGCGAGGGCGAGACGGTGTTTCTGGATATGTAA
- a CDS encoding 3-carboxy-cis,cis-muconate cycloisomerase, translating into MTASVFDDPWLCGLFGDGEIAAIWSHERRRSHMLAFEAAWARALGACGLADAGTAERAAAAILAAHVDDGDIRAGTAVDGVPVLALVRALKAVAGETAVHTGSTSQDVIDTALALTLKETSALIAARISTLSDALAGLESRFGGNRLMGRTRMQVATEITAADRIAAWREPLADHAERLAALRPRVERVQVGGAAGDRKALGDKAQAVTDHVALSLGLHPTARSWQARRDGIAEYAGFLSLVSGTLGKIGQDIALMAQQGIGEIALSGGGGSSAMPHKQNPVLAELLVTLARFNAVQVSGMHQAMVHEQERSGAAWSLEWMILPQMAAATARSLSAGLAVTAGVERMGTV; encoded by the coding sequence ATGACGGCAAGTGTTTTCGATGATCCGTGGCTTTGCGGCCTGTTCGGCGATGGCGAGATCGCCGCGATCTGGTCGCATGAACGGCGGCGTTCGCACATGCTGGCCTTCGAAGCCGCGTGGGCGAGGGCGCTTGGCGCCTGCGGACTTGCCGATGCCGGGACCGCCGAAAGGGCGGCCGCGGCCATTCTTGCGGCGCATGTCGATGACGGGGATATCCGCGCCGGCACGGCCGTGGACGGCGTGCCGGTGCTGGCTCTGGTGCGGGCGCTGAAGGCTGTGGCGGGGGAAACTGCGGTCCACACCGGTTCGACCTCGCAGGACGTGATCGACACCGCACTGGCGCTGACGCTGAAGGAAACCTCCGCACTGATCGCGGCGAGGATTTCTACTCTTTCGGACGCGCTTGCCGGGCTGGAGAGCCGCTTTGGCGGCAATCGCCTGATGGGGCGCACCCGGATGCAGGTCGCAACGGAAATCACGGCGGCCGACAGGATTGCCGCATGGCGCGAACCGCTCGCCGATCATGCGGAGCGCCTTGCCGCGTTGCGCCCGAGGGTCGAGCGCGTGCAGGTCGGCGGAGCTGCCGGCGATCGCAAGGCGCTCGGCGACAAGGCGCAGGCTGTGACGGATCATGTGGCGCTAAGCCTCGGGCTTCATCCGACCGCGCGCTCCTGGCAGGCGCGCCGCGACGGGATTGCGGAATATGCCGGTTTTCTCTCGCTCGTTTCCGGTACGCTCGGCAAGATCGGTCAGGATATCGCGCTGATGGCGCAGCAGGGCATCGGCGAGATCGCGCTTTCCGGCGGTGGCGGCTCCTCGGCCATGCCGCACAAGCAGAACCCGGTGCTGGCGGAACTTCTGGTGACGCTTGCCCGCTTCAATGCCGTGCAGGTTTCCGGCATGCATCAGGCGATGGTCCACGAGCAGGAGCGCTCCGGCGCTGCCTGGTCGCTCGAATGGATGATCCTGCCGCAAATGGCGGCAGCCACCGCCAGATCGCTTTCGGCGGGGCTGGCGGTGACGGCTGGCGTGGAGCGGATGGGAACGGTTTAA
- the parC gene encoding DNA topoisomerase IV subunit A: MGKEITPPDNGDDHVDAVDLRKALEERYLAYALSTIMHRALPDVRDGLKPVHRRIIHGMSEIGVRPGAAYKKCARIVGDVMGKFHPHGDASIYDALVRLSQDFAQRYPMVDGQGNFGNIDGDSAAAMRYTEARMTAVAALMLDGIGEDAVDFRPTYNEEDEEPVVMPGAFPNLLANGSTGIAVGMATSIPPHNAHELCEAAIYLIKHPDATVEDIMTLPGAEGPKANMIQGPDFPTGGIIVEDFASMVETYKTGRGGFRLRSRWEKEDLGRGNYQIVITEIPYGVQKSRLIEKIAELLIARRLPLLEDIQDESAEDIRVVLVPKSRAVDPELMMESLFKLTDLEQRFSMNMNVLSQGKVPKVMGLVDVLKEWLGHRREVLQRRSRHRLAAIDRRLEILGGLLVAYLNLDEVIRIIREEDEPKAVMIARFGITDVQAEAILNMRLRALRKLEEIEIRKEFDALTAEKAEIESLLASEEQQWKTVAWEIGEVKKTFAKATELGRRRSTFDIAPDTDVEAIQQAMIEKEPVTIVVSDKGWIRALKGHVDTSGVAFKEGDSLKFAFPAQTTDKLLIVTTGGRAFTLGADKLPGGRGHGEPLRIMVDLDADQDVVTAFVHEPGRRQLIASTAGNGFIIEEDQMVANTRKGKQVMNVTAKDEVKLLTPATGDHVAVIGENRKLIVFPMAQVAEMARGKGVRLQRYKDGGLSDARCFALADGLTWTDSAGRTHMRGKDELLEWLGDRAMAGRIAPKGFPRNGTFRG; the protein is encoded by the coding sequence ATGGGAAAAGAAATTACGCCACCAGATAACGGCGATGACCATGTTGACGCCGTAGACCTGCGCAAAGCGCTGGAGGAACGCTACCTCGCCTATGCGCTTTCGACGATCATGCACCGCGCGCTGCCGGATGTGCGCGACGGTCTGAAGCCCGTGCATCGCCGCATCATCCACGGCATGAGCGAGATCGGCGTGCGTCCGGGCGCCGCCTACAAGAAATGCGCCCGCATCGTCGGCGACGTCATGGGTAAGTTCCACCCCCATGGCGACGCCTCGATCTACGACGCGCTGGTGCGCCTGTCGCAGGATTTCGCCCAGCGCTATCCAATGGTCGACGGCCAGGGCAATTTCGGTAATATCGACGGCGACAGCGCCGCCGCCATGCGCTACACCGAGGCGCGCATGACCGCTGTGGCGGCGCTGATGCTGGACGGCATCGGCGAGGATGCCGTCGACTTCCGCCCGACCTATAACGAGGAGGACGAGGAGCCGGTGGTGATGCCCGGCGCCTTTCCGAACCTGCTCGCCAACGGTTCCACCGGCATTGCCGTCGGCATGGCGACCTCGATCCCGCCCCACAACGCCCACGAATTGTGCGAGGCGGCGATCTATCTGATCAAGCATCCCGACGCGACCGTCGAGGACATCATGACGCTGCCGGGCGCCGAAGGCCCGAAGGCCAACATGATCCAGGGCCCGGATTTTCCGACCGGCGGCATCATCGTCGAGGATTTCGCCTCGATGGTCGAGACCTACAAGACCGGCCGCGGCGGCTTCCGGCTGCGCTCGCGCTGGGAAAAGGAGGATCTCGGCCGCGGCAATTACCAGATCGTCATCACCGAAATTCCCTATGGCGTGCAGAAATCGCGGCTGATCGAGAAGATCGCCGAACTGCTGATCGCCCGCCGGCTGCCGCTGCTCGAGGATATCCAGGATGAATCGGCGGAGGATATCCGCGTCGTGCTGGTGCCGAAATCGCGCGCGGTCGACCCGGAACTCATGATGGAATCGCTGTTCAAGCTCACTGATCTCGAGCAGCGCTTCTCGATGAATATGAACGTGCTGTCGCAGGGCAAGGTGCCCAAGGTGATGGGCCTCGTCGACGTGCTGAAGGAATGGCTCGGCCACCGCCGTGAAGTGCTGCAGCGCCGCTCCCGCCACCGCCTTGCCGCGATCGACCGGCGTCTCGAAATCCTCGGCGGCCTGCTGGTCGCCTATCTGAACCTTGACGAGGTGATCAGGATCATCCGCGAGGAGGACGAGCCGAAGGCGGTGATGATCGCCCGCTTCGGGATCACCGATGTGCAGGCGGAAGCGATCCTCAACATGCGGCTGCGCGCCTTGCGCAAGCTCGAGGAAATCGAGATCCGCAAGGAATTCGACGCGCTGACGGCGGAAAAGGCGGAGATCGAGTCGCTTCTGGCGTCAGAGGAACAGCAGTGGAAGACGGTCGCCTGGGAGATCGGCGAGGTCAAGAAGACCTTCGCCAAGGCGACCGAGCTTGGCCGCCGCCGCTCCACCTTCGACATCGCGCCGGACACCGATGTCGAGGCGATCCAGCAGGCGATGATCGAGAAGGAACCGGTGACGATCGTGGTTTCCGACAAGGGCTGGATCCGGGCGCTGAAGGGCCATGTCGATACCTCCGGCGTCGCCTTCAAGGAGGGCGACAGCCTGAAGTTCGCCTTCCCGGCGCAGACCACCGACAAGCTTCTGATCGTCACCACCGGCGGGCGCGCCTTCACGCTCGGCGCCGACAAGCTGCCGGGCGGGCGCGGCCATGGCGAGCCGCTGCGCATCATGGTCGATCTCGATGCCGATCAGGACGTCGTCACCGCCTTCGTGCATGAGCCCGGCCGCAGGCAGCTGATCGCCTCGACCGCCGGCAACGGCTTCATCATCGAGGAAGACCAGATGGTCGCCAACACCCGCAAGGGCAAGCAGGTGATGAATGTCACGGCCAAGGACGAGGTCAAGCTGCTGACGCCGGCGACAGGCGATCACGTCGCCGTCATCGGCGAAAACCGCAAGCTGATCGTGTTTCCGATGGCGCAGGTCGCCGAAATGGCGCGCGGCAAGGGCGTGCGCCTGCAACGCTACAAGGATGGCGGTCTTTCCGACGCCCGCTGTTTCGCGCTCGCGGACGGTCTCACCTGGACCGACAGCGCCGGCCGCACCCATATGCGCGGCAAGGACGAACTGCTCGAATGGCT